From a single Thioalbus denitrificans genomic region:
- a CDS encoding YifB family Mg chelatase-like AAA ATPase → MPQDPDITPAAHAGAAPSAARGDGKPGLAVVLSRAAAGLHAPLVSVEVHLANGLPGLSIVGLPEAAVRESKDRVRAALQNAGFQFPPRRITINLAPADLPKEGGRFDLPIAVGILAASGQLPRAALADVEFLGELALGAALRGVPALLPAALAAGRDGHRLVVPRENADEAALPGAAEILPAGHLLGVCAHLLGRERITPHHYRPGPVDPADGLDLAEVRGQHRARRALEIAAAGSHSLLLIGPPGTGKTMLASRLPGLLPPMSHAEALEAAAVASISGTPFQPGRWGVRPFRAPHHTASGVALVGGGTTPRPGEISLAHHGVLFLDELPEFDRRVLEVLREPLESGRITISRAARQAEFPARFQLVAAMNPCPCGYLGDPSGRCRCSAEQVLRYRARLSGPLLDRIDMHVEVPPLPAEALTAADPRAETSAAVRERVCAARKRQQARSDRPNAILDERAIDRHCRPDAAGRALLAQATARLGLSARAHRRVLKLARTIADLDGAEALSVTHLTEAIGYRQMDRTR, encoded by the coding sequence ATGCCACAGGATCCTGACATCACGCCCGCCGCGCACGCGGGCGCCGCGCCGTCCGCCGCCCGCGGCGACGGCAAGCCCGGGCTGGCCGTGGTGCTGAGCCGCGCCGCCGCGGGCCTGCACGCCCCGCTGGTGAGCGTGGAGGTGCACCTGGCCAACGGCCTGCCGGGCCTGTCCATCGTCGGGCTGCCGGAGGCGGCGGTGCGCGAGAGCAAGGACCGGGTCCGCGCGGCGCTGCAGAACGCCGGCTTCCAGTTCCCTCCGCGGCGCATCACCATCAATCTCGCCCCCGCCGATCTCCCCAAGGAGGGCGGCCGCTTCGACCTGCCCATCGCCGTGGGAATCCTCGCCGCTTCCGGCCAGCTGCCCCGCGCGGCGCTGGCGGACGTGGAGTTCCTCGGTGAGCTGGCCCTGGGCGCGGCCCTGCGCGGCGTGCCCGCCCTGCTGCCGGCGGCCCTGGCCGCGGGCCGGGACGGTCACCGCCTGGTAGTGCCGCGGGAGAATGCCGACGAGGCGGCCCTGCCCGGTGCGGCCGAGATCCTGCCCGCCGGGCACCTGCTGGGCGTCTGCGCCCACCTGCTGGGCCGGGAGCGGATCACACCCCACCACTACCGGCCCGGCCCCGTCGACCCGGCCGACGGCCTCGACCTGGCCGAGGTGCGCGGCCAGCACCGCGCCCGCCGGGCGCTGGAGATCGCCGCCGCGGGCAGCCACAGCCTGCTCCTCATCGGCCCCCCGGGCACCGGCAAGACCATGCTCGCCAGCCGCCTGCCGGGGCTGCTCCCGCCCATGTCCCACGCGGAGGCCCTGGAGGCGGCGGCGGTGGCCTCCATCAGCGGCACGCCCTTCCAGCCCGGGCGCTGGGGCGTGCGCCCGTTCCGCGCCCCCCACCACACGGCCTCGGGGGTGGCGCTGGTGGGCGGCGGCACCACCCCCCGTCCCGGTGAGATCTCCCTGGCCCATCACGGCGTACTGTTCCTGGACGAGCTGCCCGAGTTCGACCGCCGGGTGCTGGAGGTGCTGCGCGAACCGCTGGAATCGGGCCGCATCACCATCTCCCGCGCCGCCCGCCAGGCGGAGTTCCCCGCCCGGTTCCAGCTGGTGGCGGCCATGAACCCCTGTCCCTGCGGCTACCTGGGCGACCCCTCGGGGCGCTGCCGCTGCAGCGCCGAGCAGGTGCTCCGCTACCGCGCCCGCCTCTCCGGCCCGCTGCTCGATCGCATCGACATGCACGTGGAGGTGCCGCCGCTGCCGGCGGAAGCGTTGACCGCGGCCGACCCGCGCGCCGAGACCAGCGCGGCGGTGCGCGAACGGGTCTGCGCCGCGCGCAAGCGCCAGCAGGCCCGCTCGGACCGCCCCAACGCCATCCTCGACGAGCGCGCCATCGACCGCCACTGCCGCCCCGACGCGGCCGGCCGCGCCCTGCTGGCCCAGGCCACGGCACGGCTCGGGCTCTCCGCCCGCGCCCACCGCCGCGTGCTCAAGCTCGCCCGCACCATCGCCGACCTGGACGGCGCTGAGGCCCTGTCGGTGACCCACCTCACCGAGGCCATCGGCTACCGGCAGATGGACCGGACCCGCTGA
- the rfbB gene encoding dTDP-glucose 4,6-dehydratase — translation MQTLIVTGGAGFIGGNFVRHALAHGAARVVVVDALTYAGHRESLAGLEEDLRFEFVRADIGDRAAMAALFGRVAPAAVVNFAAETHVDRSIDDPLPFVTTNVLGTAVLLEAARRHWRALPEAQRSSFRFLHVSTDEVYGTLGPEGRFSETTPYAPNSPYAASKAGADHLLRAWHETYGLPVLVTNCSNNYGPWQYPEKLIPLMVLNALEGRALPIYGDGGNVRDWLFVEDHCEGIARVLEAGRPGEHYNIGGECERSNLEVVEGICAVLERVRPAAANPALAARGITSYGALKTFVPDRPGHDRRYAIDAAKIRAELGWAPRHDFEAGLEATVRWYLENAGWCAAVTRDHYDGGRLGLGAEPCPSI, via the coding sequence ATGCAGACCCTGATCGTCACCGGCGGCGCCGGCTTCATCGGCGGCAACTTCGTGCGCCACGCGCTGGCGCACGGCGCGGCGCGGGTGGTGGTGGTGGACGCGCTCACCTACGCCGGCCACCGCGAGAGTCTCGCCGGGCTGGAGGAGGATCTGCGCTTCGAGTTCGTGCGGGCGGACATCGGCGACCGCGCGGCCATGGCGGCGCTGTTCGGGCGCGTGGCGCCCGCGGCGGTGGTGAACTTCGCCGCCGAGACCCACGTGGACCGCTCCATCGACGACCCGCTGCCCTTCGTCACCACCAACGTGCTGGGCACGGCGGTGCTGCTGGAGGCGGCCCGCCGCCACTGGCGCGCCCTGCCGGAGGCGCAGCGGAGTTCCTTCCGCTTCCTGCATGTCTCCACCGACGAGGTCTACGGGACCCTCGGGCCGGAGGGGCGCTTCAGCGAGACCACCCCCTATGCGCCCAACTCCCCCTACGCGGCCAGCAAGGCCGGGGCCGACCATCTGCTGCGGGCCTGGCACGAGACCTACGGCCTGCCGGTGCTGGTGACCAACTGCTCCAACAACTACGGCCCCTGGCAGTACCCGGAGAAGCTGATTCCCCTGATGGTGCTCAACGCCCTGGAGGGGCGGGCGCTGCCCATCTACGGCGACGGGGGCAACGTGCGCGACTGGCTCTTTGTTGAGGACCACTGTGAGGGCATCGCGCGGGTGCTGGAGGCGGGGCGTCCCGGGGAGCACTACAACATCGGCGGCGAGTGCGAGCGCAGCAACCTGGAGGTGGTGGAGGGGATCTGCGCGGTGCTGGAGCGGGTGCGCCCGGCGGCGGCGAACCCGGCCCTGGCGGCGCGCGGCATCACGAGCTACGGGGCGCTGAAGACCTTCGTGCCGGACCGGCCGGGCCATGATCGGCGCTACGCCATCGACGCGGCGAAGATCCGCGCCGAGCTGGGCTGGGCGCCCCGGCACGACTTCGAGGCCGGGCTGGAGGCCACCGTACGCTGGTACCTGGAGAACGCCGGGTGGTGCGCGGCGGTGACCCGCGATCACTATGATGGCGGCCGCCTCGGACTGGGAGCTGAGCCGTGCCCCAGCATCTGA
- a CDS encoding response regulator, whose amino-acid sequence METRKGYMSTPELTHNGTILPTIAAESRPVEDHAAELLAARVSMLYDQAAKGFLATLVAAAVLAFLLVERLDYARVTGWLLAVVFIIAARYATLVAYRRTRPGPGEAARWMQRFSVGTLFSGLAWGIAGVLLFPPQSIPHQAFLALILAGLVAGAVPVLALSMRTLAAFTVLCLTPAMLQFFAQETDIQRAMGFMFVVYMVFMLSVAWRINQSMTRSLQLGFENIHLVDYLRSAKDASEQLNEGLKAEISERRKIETALKQAKEEAEQASRAKGEFLATMSHEIRTPMNGVLGTLELLADMPLGEEQRDLVSTAQSSAESLLTIINDVLDFSKIEVGQLDLEDINFDLRRTVSEVCALMGKRAEAKGVKVKWSVPERFGTQLRGDPTRLRQILLNLVGNAVKFTERGFIEVRASVLRETRADVILRLEVEDSGIGMTPQVQAQLFRPFTQGDQSMARKFGGTGLGLSIAKRLVELMGGQIGLNSQEGVGSTFWFTIRLGKPVTSSGRVRVDLRGTRVLLVIDNPETRDSIENLLRRWGASFDSADNALEAIDKLNYSARIGLSWLFDAAIIDSKLRGTDPLRLSRQIKDNRIFSPVVLLLLGSSGDTDAELDAGFEGVLAQPLRSAELFHLLATLTREPINRDTYYTGGMVPLETPQRSASEPYPATPEPADTEPPARLSGHILLVEDNPVNQSVARTMLQRLGLSVDLANNGREGVRALESGRFDVVLMDCQMPEMDGFEATAAIRRREKKDGRARQPVIAMTANAMEGDRQRCIAAGMDDYLAKPVKQMELRRMLHQWLQRTATSATEGQPAAAAAPAQPRPAGRSPLELPDLDLLADGGTTAPAAGTPPAESPAPAPAPSTETLSGRILLVEDDATNQKLARAMLTKLGLMVDMADNGRQGLHAVFGSHYDAVLMDCQMPEMDGFEATAGIRRQEQLQGLPRIPIIAMTANAMEGDRERCLEAGMDDYLSKPVKRSQLADTLRKWLPEPAHPTGPGLDTMTQTEAPSPRTPAVDKAVLVELREIMEDAFAELIQTYLRDTPTRLVAIRDAIDKTDADALRAAAHTMKSSSANLGAMPLSALAKELEALGRSGTTEGAAELFRSAAAEYTRVKQALEASL is encoded by the coding sequence ATGGAGACCCGAAAAGGCTACATGAGCACCCCGGAGCTGACCCACAACGGCACCATCCTGCCCACCATCGCGGCCGAGTCCCGGCCGGTGGAGGATCACGCCGCCGAGCTGCTGGCCGCACGGGTGAGTATGCTCTACGACCAGGCGGCCAAGGGTTTCCTGGCCACCCTGGTGGCCGCCGCCGTGCTCGCCTTCCTGCTCGTGGAGCGGCTCGACTACGCCCGGGTCACGGGCTGGCTGCTCGCCGTGGTGTTCATCATCGCGGCACGCTACGCCACCCTGGTGGCCTACCGGCGCACCCGTCCCGGCCCCGGCGAGGCCGCGCGCTGGATGCAGCGCTTCTCGGTCGGCACCCTCTTCTCGGGCCTCGCCTGGGGCATCGCCGGGGTGCTGCTGTTCCCGCCGCAGTCCATTCCCCACCAGGCCTTCCTGGCCCTGATCCTCGCCGGACTGGTGGCCGGCGCCGTGCCGGTGCTGGCGCTGTCGATGCGCACCCTGGCCGCCTTCACGGTGCTGTGCCTGACCCCGGCGATGCTGCAGTTCTTCGCCCAGGAGACCGACATCCAGCGCGCCATGGGCTTCATGTTCGTGGTCTACATGGTGTTCATGCTGAGCGTGGCCTGGCGCATCAACCAATCCATGACCCGCTCCCTGCAGCTGGGATTCGAAAACATCCACCTGGTGGATTACCTCCGCTCGGCGAAGGATGCGAGCGAGCAGCTCAACGAGGGGCTGAAGGCGGAGATCAGCGAGCGGCGCAAGATCGAGACGGCGCTCAAGCAGGCCAAGGAGGAGGCGGAGCAGGCCAGCCGCGCCAAGGGCGAGTTCCTGGCCACCATGAGCCACGAGATCCGCACTCCCATGAACGGGGTGCTCGGCACCCTGGAGCTCCTCGCGGACATGCCCCTGGGGGAGGAGCAGCGCGACCTGGTGTCCACCGCCCAGAGCTCGGCGGAGTCGCTGCTCACCATCATCAACGACGTGCTGGATTTCTCCAAGATCGAGGTGGGGCAGCTCGATCTCGAGGACATCAACTTCGACCTGCGCCGCACCGTCTCCGAGGTCTGCGCCCTGATGGGCAAGCGCGCCGAGGCAAAGGGGGTGAAGGTCAAGTGGTCGGTCCCCGAGCGGTTCGGCACCCAGCTGCGCGGCGATCCCACGCGCCTGCGCCAGATTCTCCTCAACCTGGTGGGCAACGCGGTGAAGTTCACCGAGCGCGGCTTCATCGAAGTGCGCGCCAGCGTGCTGCGGGAGACCCGCGCCGATGTCATCCTGCGCCTCGAGGTGGAGGACTCCGGCATCGGCATGACGCCCCAGGTCCAGGCCCAGCTGTTCCGGCCCTTCACCCAGGGGGACCAGTCCATGGCCCGCAAGTTCGGCGGCACCGGGCTGGGGCTGTCCATCGCCAAGCGGCTGGTGGAGCTCATGGGCGGGCAGATCGGGCTGAACAGCCAGGAGGGGGTGGGCAGCACCTTCTGGTTCACCATCCGGCTGGGCAAGCCGGTGACCAGCAGCGGACGGGTGCGCGTGGACCTGCGCGGCACCCGGGTACTGCTGGTCATCGACAACCCCGAAACCCGGGATTCCATCGAGAACCTGCTGCGCCGCTGGGGCGCCTCCTTCGACAGCGCCGACAACGCGCTGGAGGCCATCGACAAGCTCAACTACTCGGCGCGCATCGGCCTGTCCTGGCTGTTCGACGCGGCCATCATCGACTCCAAGCTGCGCGGCACCGACCCCTTGCGCCTGTCCCGCCAGATCAAGGACAACCGCATCTTCTCACCGGTGGTGCTGCTCCTGCTCGGCTCCTCCGGCGACACCGACGCGGAGCTGGACGCCGGCTTCGAGGGCGTGCTGGCCCAGCCGCTGCGTTCCGCCGAGCTGTTCCATCTGCTCGCCACGCTCACCCGCGAACCCATCAACCGCGACACCTACTACACCGGCGGCATGGTGCCACTGGAAACGCCGCAACGCTCCGCCTCGGAGCCCTACCCGGCGACGCCTGAACCCGCCGACACGGAACCGCCCGCCCGCCTCAGCGGTCACATCCTGCTGGTGGAGGACAACCCCGTGAACCAGAGCGTGGCCCGGACCATGCTCCAGCGGCTGGGGCTGAGCGTGGACTTGGCGAACAACGGCCGGGAAGGCGTCCGCGCCCTGGAGTCCGGCCGTTTCGACGTGGTCCTCATGGACTGCCAGATGCCGGAGATGGACGGCTTCGAGGCCACCGCCGCCATCCGCCGCAGGGAGAAGAAGGACGGACGGGCCCGGCAACCCGTCATCGCCATGACCGCCAACGCCATGGAAGGGGATCGCCAGCGCTGCATCGCCGCCGGCATGGACGACTACCTGGCCAAGCCGGTGAAGCAGATGGAGCTGCGCCGGATGCTGCACCAGTGGCTGCAGCGAACCGCCACCTCCGCAACGGAGGGGCAGCCGGCAGCGGCCGCCGCACCCGCGCAACCCCGTCCCGCCGGCCGCTCGCCGCTGGAGCTTCCGGACCTGGACCTGCTGGCTGATGGCGGGACCACCGCACCCGCCGCCGGCACTCCCCCCGCCGAATCGCCGGCCCCGGCCCCGGCGCCGTCCACCGAGACCCTGTCCGGCCGCATCCTGCTGGTGGAAGACGATGCCACCAACCAGAAACTGGCCCGCGCCATGCTCACCAAGCTCGGGCTGATGGTGGATATGGCCGACAACGGACGCCAGGGCTTGCACGCGGTGTTCGGAAGCCACTACGATGCAGTGCTTATGGACTGCCAGATGCCGGAGATGGACGGCTTCGAGGCGACCGCCGGCATCCGCCGGCAGGAGCAGCTGCAGGGACTGCCCCGCATTCCCATCATCGCCATGACAGCCAACGCCATGGAGGGAGACCGGGAACGCTGCCTGGAGGCCGGCATGGACGATTACCTGTCCAAGCCGGTCAAACGCAGCCAGCTCGCCGACACCTTGCGCAAGTGGCTGCCGGAACCCGCGCACCCCACCGGACCAGGTTTAGACACGATGACCCAGACCGAAGCCCCTTCGCCCCGCACCCCCGCCGTCGACAAGGCGGTTCTGGTGGAGCTGCGGGAGATCATGGAAGACGCTTTCGCCGAGCTGATCCAGACCTATCTCAGGGACACGCCCACCCGCCTGGTCGCCATCCGCGACGCCATCGACAAGACCGACGCCGATGCCCTGCGCGCCGCCGCCCACACCATGAAATCGAGCAGCGCCAACCTCGGCGCCATGCCCCTGTCCGCCCTGGCCAAGGAGCTGGAGGCACTGGGCCGATCCGGCACCACCGAAGGCGCCGCCGAGCTGTTCCGCAGCGCCGCCGCCGAGTACACGCGGGTGAAGCAGGCCCTGGAAGCCTCCTTGTGA
- a CDS encoding HD domain-containing phosphohydrolase codes for MTPRRRGPHSPALRAAGLFLALGGGWILLTDLIVERLSHDAAIRSWLQHLKGILFVIGASLVVYLIARRRERSETELRESEAHFRALYENAPLGYQSLDAQGRILDVNRAWQETLGYERGEVIGRWFGELLPETQQALFRERFPRFKHDGHIHAVEFDLRRKDGTYLTVIYDGRIGLDSNGHFLRTHCILEDITERRRAELHLRRLNRALRTLSECNQALVRSPDESSLLQSICRTLVEQGGYPLAWIGFAGQDAAKTVLPAAHAGAGGDYLNRITVTWGDDPLGQGPVGRTIRTGEPVVVRRIEADPDFSPWFEVAREHGFGSIAALPLFNGDQVAGSLAVYAREPEVFDKEEMALLGELADDVSYGLRALHTSAERDRIRGHLGQALLQTVRAVARTVEARDPYTAGHQERVAELATAIATEIGWDTERAEGLRLAALIHDIGKIYIPAEILTRPGAITPIEMSLIRTHARVGFEIMQDVVTPWPLARAILQHHERLDGSGYPEGLTGDAILPEAQILAVADVVEAMASHRPYRPALRIEQALMEIEAGRGSRYNGMMVDACLRVFRDRGFRFSIRADDPA; via the coding sequence ATGACTCCACGCCGACGCGGCCCGCACTCCCCCGCCCTCAGGGCCGCGGGGCTGTTCCTCGCTCTCGGCGGAGGCTGGATCCTGCTTACCGACCTCATCGTCGAACGACTGAGCCACGATGCCGCGATCCGGTCGTGGCTGCAGCACCTCAAGGGCATCCTCTTCGTTATCGGCGCCAGCCTGGTGGTCTACCTCATCGCCCGCCGCCGTGAACGGAGTGAAACCGAACTGCGCGAGAGCGAGGCCCATTTCCGGGCGCTCTACGAGAATGCCCCGCTGGGCTACCAGTCGCTCGATGCGCAGGGACGCATCCTGGACGTCAACCGTGCCTGGCAGGAGACCCTGGGCTACGAGCGCGGAGAGGTCATCGGGCGCTGGTTCGGGGAATTGCTGCCAGAGACCCAGCAGGCCTTGTTCCGGGAGCGTTTTCCCCGTTTCAAGCATGACGGCCATATCCACGCGGTGGAATTCGACCTGCGCCGCAAGGACGGAACCTACCTGACGGTCATCTACGACGGCCGCATCGGCCTGGACAGCAACGGGCACTTCCTGCGCACCCACTGCATTCTCGAGGACATCACCGAGCGCAGGCGCGCCGAACTGCACCTGCGCCGCCTCAACCGCGCCCTGCGCACCCTGTCGGAGTGCAACCAGGCGCTGGTGCGCTCTCCGGACGAGTCCAGCCTGCTGCAATCGATCTGCCGGACCCTGGTGGAGCAGGGCGGCTACCCCCTCGCCTGGATCGGCTTCGCCGGGCAGGACGCCGCGAAAACCGTCCTCCCGGCGGCCCATGCCGGCGCCGGCGGCGACTACCTGAACCGGATCACCGTCACCTGGGGGGACGACCCCCTCGGCCAGGGTCCCGTCGGCCGTACCATCCGCACGGGAGAGCCGGTGGTGGTGCGCCGGATCGAGGCGGACCCGGACTTCTCCCCCTGGTTCGAGGTGGCCCGGGAGCATGGCTTCGGTTCCATCGCCGCCCTGCCCCTGTTCAACGGCGATCAGGTCGCCGGCTCGCTGGCGGTCTATGCGCGGGAGCCGGAGGTCTTCGACAAGGAGGAGATGGCCCTGCTGGGGGAGCTGGCCGACGACGTGAGCTATGGCCTGCGCGCCCTGCACACCAGCGCGGAGCGCGACCGTATCCGCGGGCATCTCGGCCAGGCCCTGCTGCAGACGGTGCGGGCCGTGGCCCGAACCGTGGAGGCCCGGGATCCCTATACCGCCGGTCACCAGGAGCGGGTGGCCGAACTGGCCACGGCCATCGCCACCGAGATCGGCTGGGACACAGAGCGGGCGGAAGGGTTGCGGCTGGCGGCGCTGATCCACGATATCGGCAAGATCTACATCCCGGCGGAGATCCTGACCCGGCCCGGCGCCATCACCCCCATCGAGATGAGCCTCATCAGGACCCACGCCCGGGTGGGCTTCGAGATCATGCAGGATGTCGTGACGCCCTGGCCCCTCGCCCGGGCCATTCTCCAGCACCACGAACGTCTCGACGGCAGCGGCTATCCCGAGGGGCTGACGGGCGATGCCATTCTGCCCGAGGCCCAGATCCTCGCGGTGGCCGACGTGGTGGAGGCGATGGCCTCCCACCGGCCCTACCGGCCGGCACTCCGCATCGAACAGGCGCTGATGGAGATCGAGGCTGGCCGCGGCAGCCGTTACAACGGGATGATGGTGGATGCCTGCCTGCGGGTGTTCCGGGACCGGGGCTTCCGCTTCAGCATCCGCGCGGACGATCCGGCCTGA
- a CDS encoding PAS domain-containing hybrid sensor histidine kinase/response regulator, protein MPQHLTHLKPVPASPAQIPLGTRLTPLYGALAGGLVGLVFPAVAWSVDILASGLDFSAASVAAVHAQSLWHWLLDLAPPALAFTGFLGGRQRLHAEQELRRRSLELAANEHYLRVLLESLADGVITIDDRGVIQGINSRAAKMFGYTPGMLVGRDLALLMPEPYRQAHNDAFIRHLANGPGQPLGEVRELSGQRADGSIFPLELSIAEVKSVAAPLFVGTVRDVSARRAREAERRRLVQALESSADAVMVTDADARIIYVNPAFCSITGWPREEALGQLPSILKSDRNPAEVYAELWHRITHGENWSGRILNRRRPRAESDPPVPEYYWAAVTVTPIRDQGDKPLGFVAIHRDVTAEVEAEQHDALLRESAEARARIARHLQEGGPLRERLRRVLECLVHLDGLDLLHQGAVYIQPEGGDHLLRYLIHGDPPENPGFEPPPRLPLEALAYGEPTPEPAVRFAALCSDSGCADHCPAPGPDHGHLLVALGHGGKQLGTLFLFTPPQAGLETPHLETLRQVGEQIGLAISSDRVHRALTEARRNAEGAARAKSEFLASMSHEIRTPMHGVLGMLELIRNTPLTEEQHEYVDTARSSADSLLNLINDILDFTKIEAGRIELAQLEFDPALLVEEVTSLLARSESASGLEVACHIPAPLPALVRGDPFRLRQVLTNLVGNAVKFTEAGEVVVRAEVEAATEGEVRLRFTIRDTGIGIDTATRERLFQVFYQADSTDTRRYGGTGLGLAISKQLVELMGGGIGVESRPGLGSTFWFSVRLGRVADAGRPRLAELAGLKVLVVDDNATNRLILRDYLRHMGLEAVECVDGRTALEKLEAAADAGSPLPVALLDLQMPGMDGLELAHRIRTDARLARTTLVLLSSITPGDSERAGIDAWLMKPVRQGQLQDALLTVLRHDRPARPDPVLEPKSLSGRILLVEDNPVNQKVARSMLRKLGLEAEVAANGRVAMTMVESERFDVILMDCQMPEMDGFEATTAIRRLEQERGLPRTPVIAMTAAALAGDRDRCLSVGMDDFLSKPVKLGVLREAVMRWLPDAGAREPVHNSE, encoded by the coding sequence GTGCCCCAGCATCTGACCCACCTCAAGCCCGTACCCGCCTCCCCCGCGCAAATCCCCCTGGGAACCCGACTCACCCCGCTCTACGGTGCGCTGGCCGGCGGCCTGGTGGGCCTGGTCTTTCCCGCCGTGGCCTGGAGCGTGGACATTCTCGCTTCCGGCCTCGACTTCTCCGCGGCCAGCGTCGCCGCCGTCCATGCCCAGAGCCTGTGGCACTGGCTGCTGGATCTGGCGCCCCCGGCACTCGCCTTCACCGGCTTCCTCGGCGGGCGCCAGCGGCTGCATGCCGAGCAGGAGCTGCGCCGCCGCAGCCTCGAGCTGGCTGCGAACGAACACTATCTGCGGGTGCTCCTGGAGAGCCTGGCCGACGGGGTCATCACCATCGACGACCGGGGCGTCATCCAGGGCATCAACTCCCGGGCGGCGAAGATGTTCGGCTACACGCCCGGGATGCTGGTGGGACGCGACCTGGCGCTGCTGATGCCCGAGCCCTACCGCCAGGCCCACAACGACGCCTTCATCCGCCACCTGGCGAACGGGCCCGGACAGCCGCTCGGCGAGGTGCGCGAGCTCAGCGGGCAGCGCGCCGACGGCAGCATCTTTCCCCTGGAGCTGAGCATCGCCGAGGTCAAGAGCGTCGCCGCGCCGCTGTTCGTGGGCACGGTGCGGGACGTCAGCGCCCGCCGCGCCCGCGAGGCCGAACGGCGGCGCCTGGTCCAGGCGCTCGAGTCGAGCGCCGACGCGGTGATGGTGACCGATGCCGATGCCCGCATCATCTACGTCAACCCCGCCTTCTGCAGCATTACCGGCTGGCCCCGGGAGGAGGCGCTGGGACAGCTGCCGAGCATCCTCAAGAGCGACCGGAATCCGGCGGAGGTCTACGCCGAGCTCTGGCACCGGATCACCCACGGCGAGAACTGGAGCGGCCGCATCCTGAACCGCCGCCGCCCGCGGGCCGAATCCGACCCGCCGGTGCCGGAGTACTACTGGGCGGCGGTGACGGTCACGCCGATCCGCGACCAGGGCGACAAACCGCTCGGCTTCGTTGCCATCCACCGCGATGTCACCGCCGAGGTGGAGGCGGAACAGCACGACGCCCTGCTGCGTGAATCGGCCGAGGCCCGCGCCCGCATCGCCCGCCACCTGCAGGAGGGCGGGCCGCTGCGCGAACGCCTGCGCCGGGTCCTGGAGTGCCTGGTCCATCTCGACGGCCTTGATCTGCTCCACCAGGGCGCGGTCTATATCCAGCCGGAAGGCGGCGATCATCTCCTGCGCTACCTGATCCACGGTGATCCGCCCGAGAATCCCGGGTTCGAGCCGCCGCCCCGGCTCCCCCTGGAGGCGCTCGCCTACGGGGAGCCCACCCCGGAACCGGCCGTCCGGTTCGCCGCACTGTGCAGCGATTCCGGCTGCGCCGACCACTGCCCGGCCCCCGGCCCCGACCACGGACACCTCCTCGTGGCACTGGGGCATGGCGGGAAGCAGCTCGGCACCCTGTTCCTCTTCACCCCCCCGCAGGCCGGACTGGAGACGCCCCATCTGGAGACCCTGCGCCAGGTCGGCGAACAGATCGGCCTGGCCATCAGCTCCGACCGCGTGCACCGGGCCCTGACCGAAGCGCGCCGCAACGCCGAGGGGGCGGCGCGGGCCAAAAGCGAGTTCCTCGCCAGCATGAGCCACGAGATCCGCACCCCCATGCACGGGGTGCTGGGCATGCTGGAGCTGATCCGCAACACCCCCCTCACCGAGGAGCAGCACGAGTACGTGGACACGGCGCGCAGCTCCGCCGACAGCCTGCTCAACCTCATCAACGACATCCTCGACTTCACCAAGATCGAGGCCGGGCGCATCGAGCTGGCGCAGCTGGAATTCGACCCGGCACTGCTGGTGGAAGAGGTGACCTCGCTGCTGGCCCGCAGCGAGTCCGCCAGCGGGCTGGAGGTGGCCTGCCACATACCGGCCCCGCTGCCGGCCCTGGTGCGCGGGGATCCCTTCCGCCTGCGCCAGGTGCTCACCAACCTGGTGGGCAACGCGGTGAAGTTCACCGAGGCCGGCGAGGTGGTGGTGCGCGCGGAGGTGGAGGCCGCCACGGAGGGCGAAGTCCGGCTCCGCTTCACCATCCGCGACACCGGCATCGGCATCGACACGGCCACCCGGGAGCGCCTGTTCCAGGTCTTCTACCAGGCCGACTCCACCGATACCCGGCGCTATGGCGGCACCGGGCTGGGACTGGCCATCTCCAAGCAGCTGGTGGAGCTGATGGGCGGCGGGATCGGGGTGGAGAGCCGCCCCGGCCTGGGCAGCACCTTCTGGTTCAGCGTGCGCCTGGGCCGGGTGGCCGATGCCGGCCGGCCGCGGCTCGCCGAGCTCGCCGGGCTGAAGGTGCTGGTGGTCGACGACAACGCCACCAACCGGCTCATCCTGCGCGACTACCTGCGCCACATGGGCCTGGAGGCCGTGGAGTGCGTGGACGGCAGGACCGCCCTGGAAAAGCTCGAGGCCGCCGCCGACGCGGGCAGCCCCCTGCCGGTGGCCCTGCTGGATCTGCAGATGCCCGGCATGGACGGACTGGAGCTGGCCCACCGCATCCGCACCGACGCCCGCCTGGCCCGGACCACCCTGGTTCTGCTCAGCTCCATCACCCCCGGCGACAGTGAACGGGCCGGTATCGACGCCTGGCTGATGAAGCCCGTGCGCCAGGGCCAGCTCCAGGATGCGCTGCTCACGGTCCTGCGCCACGACCGGCCGGCCCGGCCGGACCCCGTGCTGGAACCGAAGAGCCTCAGCGGCCGTATCCTGCTCGTGGAGGACAACCCGGTGAACCAGAAAGTGGCGCGCAGCATGCTGCGGAAACTGGGGCTGGAGGCCGAGGTGGCCGCCAATGGACGGGTCGCCATGACGATGGTGGAGTCGGAGCGGTTCGATGTCATCCTGATGGACTGCCAGATGCCGGAGATGGACGGCTTCGAGGCCACCACCGCCATCCGGCGCCTGGAGCAGGAACGGGGGCTGCCGCGCACCCCCGTCATCGCCATGACCGCCGCCGCCCTGGCGGGCGACCGCGACCGCTGCCTCAGCGTGGGGATGGACGACTTCCTCAGCAAGCCGGTGAAGCTGGGCGTGCTGCGCGAAGCGGTAATGCGCTGGCTGCCGGACGCCGGAGCGCGCGAACCGGTTCACAATTCGGAGTAG